One Microtus pennsylvanicus isolate mMicPen1 chromosome 3, mMicPen1.hap1, whole genome shotgun sequence DNA window includes the following coding sequences:
- the LOC142847111 gene encoding olfactory receptor 8G50-like, protein MLQANLSRVTDFILAGLTDKPELQLPLFFLFLGIYVVTVVGNLGMITLIQISYHLHTPMYFFLSSLSLIDLCHSTVITPKMLVNFVTVKNIISYPECMAQLFSFLVFGIAECHMLAAMAYDRYVAICNPLLYNVTMSYQVCSWMIFGVYSMGLIGATTHTLCMLRVHFCEADIINHYFCDLYPLLELSCSDIFINEVVVLCFSVFNIFVPTLTILTSYIFIIASILHIKSTEGRSKAFSTCSSHISAVAVFFGSLAFMYLQPSSVSSMDQGKVSSVFYTIVVPMMNPVIYSLRNKDVKLALKKLYEKKFS, encoded by the coding sequence ATGTTACAAGCAAATCTTTCCAGAGTGACTGACTTCATTCTTGCTGGGTTAACAGACAAACCAGAGCTTcagctgcctctcttcttcctcttcctaggAATCTATGTGGTCACAGTGGTGGGGAATCTTGGCATGATCACCCTCATACAAATCAGTTatcacctgcacacacccatgtacttcttcctcagcagtCTGTCCTTAATTGACCTCTGTCATTCCACTGTCATTACCCCCAAAATGCTGGTGAACTTTGTAACAGTGAAGAACATCATCTCCTACCCTGAATGCATGGCTCAACTCTTCTCCTTCCTTGTGTTTGGTATTGCAGAGTGTCACATGTTGGCTGCAATGGCATATGACCGCTATGTTGCCATCTGTAACCCATTGCTTTACAATGTTACAATGTCCTATCAAGTCTGTTCATGGATGATATTTGGGGTGTATAGTATGGGTTTGATTGGTGCCACAACTCACACACTCTGCATGCTAAGAGTACATTTCTGTGAGGCTGATATAATAAACCATTACTTCTGTGATCTTTATCCACTCTTGGAGCTCTCCTgttctgatatttttattaatgaagTAGTCGTTCTGTGTTTCAGTGTTTTTAACATCTTTGTTCCAACTCTAACTATCCTGACCTCTTACATCTTCATCATTGCTAGCATTCTTCATATTAAATCCACAGAAGGCAGGTCCAAAGCCTTCAGCACCTGCAGCTCACACATATCAGCTGTCGCTGTCTTCTTTGGCTCCCTTGCATTCATGTACTTACAGCCATCATCAGTCAGCTCCATGGACCAAGGGAAAGTGTCCTCTGTCTTTTATACTATTGTTGTTCCCATGATGAACCCTGTGATCTACAGCCTGAGAAATAAAGATGTCAAACTTGCTCTAAAGAAGTTGTATGAAAAGAAATTCTCATGA